In one uncultured Devosia sp. genomic region, the following are encoded:
- a CDS encoding acetolactate synthase 3 large subunit: MAERMTGAEMVIQALTDQGVEHIFGYPGGAALPIYDAMFQQDFVQHILVRHEQGATHMAEGYARSTGKCGVVLVTSGPGATNAVTGLTDALMDSIPMVCITAQVPTTLIGSDAFQECDTVGITRSCTKYNYLVKRVEDLPRIMHEAFLIATTGRPGPVVVDIPKDVQFALGDYYKPDLDTLRHQSYKPQVDGDAAAIEAAVDMMLRAERPIFYTGGGVINAGPKASEHLRELAELTGFPVTSTLMGLGSFPASNPQWMGMLGMHGTYEANWAMHDCDVMINIGARFDDRITGRIDAFSPNSRKIHVDIDPSSINKVVRVDVPIIGDCERVLAEMVRVWRSKTNQPRTEAIAPWWKQIEKWRAVDSLGYKNSDTTIKPQYAIERLYEMSKKQGKEVFITTEVGQHQMWAAQHFHFDKPNHWMTSGGLGTMGYGLPAAVGVQVAHPDALVIDIAGEASVQMTMQEISTAVQYRLPIKIFILNNERMGMVRQWQDLLHGSRYAHSYSESLPDFVKLAEAYGGKGIRCENPAELDAAIKDMFDYDGPVLFDVIVEKDENCLPMIPSGKPHNEIILPDTANIGDIIDEKGRQLV, encoded by the coding sequence ATGGCCGAAAGAATGACCGGCGCGGAAATGGTGATACAGGCGCTGACCGATCAGGGCGTCGAGCATATTTTCGGCTATCCGGGGGGCGCAGCCCTGCCGATCTATGATGCGATGTTCCAGCAGGATTTCGTCCAGCATATCCTGGTGCGGCACGAGCAGGGCGCGACGCATATGGCCGAAGGCTATGCGCGTTCGACCGGCAAATGTGGCGTGGTTCTCGTCACTTCCGGCCCCGGCGCGACCAATGCGGTGACGGGCCTGACCGATGCGCTGATGGATTCCATCCCCATGGTCTGCATCACGGCGCAGGTGCCGACGACGCTGATCGGCTCGGACGCGTTCCAGGAATGCGACACGGTTGGCATTACCCGCAGTTGCACCAAGTACAATTACCTCGTGAAGCGCGTGGAAGACCTGCCGCGCATCATGCATGAGGCGTTCCTGATTGCCACGACCGGCCGGCCTGGCCCGGTGGTGGTCGATATTCCCAAGGACGTGCAATTCGCGCTTGGCGACTATTACAAGCCCGATCTCGATACGTTGCGCCACCAGAGCTACAAGCCGCAGGTTGATGGCGATGCGGCCGCCATTGAGGCGGCGGTCGACATGATGCTTAGGGCCGAGCGGCCGATCTTTTACACCGGCGGCGGCGTGATCAATGCCGGACCCAAGGCCAGCGAACACCTGCGCGAACTGGCCGAGCTGACCGGTTTCCCGGTGACATCCACGCTGATGGGGCTGGGCTCGTTCCCGGCGAGCAATCCGCAGTGGATGGGCATGCTGGGCATGCACGGCACCTACGAAGCCAATTGGGCGATGCATGACTGCGACGTCATGATCAATATCGGTGCGCGTTTCGACGACCGTATCACGGGCCGGATCGACGCCTTCTCACCGAATTCGCGCAAGATCCATGTCGATATCGACCCGTCTTCGATCAACAAGGTCGTGCGCGTCGATGTGCCGATCATCGGCGATTGCGAGCGGGTGCTGGCGGAAATGGTGCGCGTGTGGCGCAGCAAGACCAATCAGCCGCGCACCGAGGCGATTGCGCCGTGGTGGAAGCAGATCGAGAAGTGGCGCGCGGTGGACTCGCTCGGATATAAAAACTCCGACACGACCATTAAACCGCAGTATGCGATCGAGCGGCTCTACGAGATGAGCAAGAAGCAGGGCAAGGAGGTGTTCATCACCACCGAAGTTGGCCAGCACCAGATGTGGGCCGCCCAGCATTTCCATTTCGACAAGCCCAACCACTGGATGACCTCGGGTGGTCTCGGCACCATGGGCTATGGCCTGCCGGCTGCGGTGGGTGTGCAGGTGGCGCATCCCGATGCGCTGGTGATCGACATTGCCGGCGAAGCCTCGGTGCAGATGACCATGCAGGAAATTTCCACTGCGGTGCAGTATCGCCTGCCGATCAAGATCTTCATCCTCAACAATGAGCGCATGGGCATGGTTCGTCAGTGGCAGGACCTGCTGCATGGCTCGCGCTATGCCCATTCCTACTCGGAATCGTTGCCCGATTTCGTCAAGCTGGCAGAGGCTTATGGCGGCAAGGGCATTCGTTGCGAGAACCCGGCCGAGCTCGATGCCGCGATCAAGGACATGTTCGACTATGACGGCCCGGTGCTGTTCGACGTCATTGTCGAGAAGGACGAGAACTGCCTGCCGATGATCCCGTCGGGCAAGCCGCATAACGAGATCATCCTGCCCGACACCGCGAACATTGGTGACATCATCGACGAGAAGGGACGGCAGCTCGTCTAG